A genomic window from Blastococcus saxobsidens DD2 includes:
- a CDS encoding HAD family hydrolase, whose amino-acid sequence MATPRSVGLPDGVRACLFDLDGVLTRTATVHMAAWKRTFDEFLRSRDPGAPEFSQEDYNLHVDGKPRADGVRDFLASRGITLPEGGPDDPADAATVQVVASRKNELVLAELDEHGVEVYAGSIRYLRAVRDAGLATAVVTASANGEHVMRAGGFADLIDVRIDGVVAKRDQLRGKPAPDTFLAGARALGVPPEEAVVFEDALAGVAAGRAGAFAFVVGVDRVGHAGGLRESGADVVVQDLAELLGEEGG is encoded by the coding sequence GTGGCCACTCCGCGATCGGTCGGTCTCCCCGACGGCGTCCGTGCCTGCCTGTTCGACCTCGACGGCGTCCTCACCCGCACCGCGACGGTCCACATGGCGGCCTGGAAGCGCACCTTCGACGAGTTCCTGCGCTCGCGCGACCCCGGGGCGCCGGAGTTCTCGCAGGAGGACTACAACCTGCACGTCGACGGCAAGCCACGGGCCGACGGGGTGCGGGACTTCCTCGCCAGCCGGGGCATCACCCTGCCCGAGGGTGGCCCTGACGACCCGGCCGACGCCGCCACCGTCCAGGTGGTCGCGAGCCGGAAGAACGAGCTGGTGCTGGCCGAGCTCGACGAGCACGGGGTCGAGGTCTACGCGGGCTCGATCCGCTACCTGCGTGCCGTGCGGGACGCCGGGCTGGCGACGGCCGTGGTGACCGCCTCGGCCAACGGCGAGCACGTGATGCGGGCCGGTGGGTTCGCCGACCTGATCGACGTCCGGATCGACGGGGTCGTGGCCAAGCGCGACCAGCTGCGCGGCAAGCCCGCCCCCGACACGTTCCTCGCCGGTGCCCGAGCCCTCGGCGTCCCACCGGAGGAGGCGGTCGTGTTCGAGGACGCCCTCGCCGGGGTGGCCGCCGGACGGGCGGGTGCCTTCGCCTTCGTGGTCGGGGTCGACCGGGTCGGGCACGCCGGCGGACTCCGGGAGTCCGGCGCCGACGTCGTGGTGCAGGACCTCGCCGAGCTGCTGGGGGAGGAGGGCGGGTGA